Proteins co-encoded in one Gossypium arboreum isolate Shixiya-1 chromosome 11, ASM2569848v2, whole genome shotgun sequence genomic window:
- the LOC128279336 gene encoding putative disease resistance protein RGA3, which translates to MAEAIAFDIAKELITKLSSPALSQIGLWWNLKDDIDGLKSTVCTIKAGLLDAEERSVTDNLVKDWLEKLKDVLYDADDLLDDFSAEALRKNLVSGNKLTKKVHLFFSSSNQFAYSLKMGRKIKAIKARLASIESEFNTFRFMVRDRPAETSFMTKKRQETHSFEREDEIIGRDDDKAALLKLVLEFQSEENVYIVPIMGLGGLGKTALAQLVYNDEMVKNHFELTMFACVSDVFDVKIIVANIIKSITNKAPDQNLEMDQLQKQLRDKIDGKKYLLVLDDIWNENEQQWLSLKKLLMGGAKGSRIIVTTRSLRVAKIANRCESHVLKLKGLSDDDAWSLFKKIAFDQRYADSTNSAFVEVGKQISKRCGGIPLVIRVIASALSSKETENEWLSFKDSELAKISQIEGEILPTLKLSYDHLSSHLKHCFSFCRLYPKDYEIDVQELVQFWIAQGFVKQSNSKQSFEKIGFEYFKELAEKCFFQEVKGDLTKEITCKMHDLMHDLAKLVAGTESSTVDSNLSTSEK; encoded by the exons ATGGCCGAAGCAATTGCTTTCGACATTGCCAAAGAGCTCATTACTAAGTTGAGCTCTCCTGCTCTCTCTCAAATTGGACTGTGGTGGAATCTCAAAGATGACATCGACGGCCTCAAAAGCACCGTCTGCACAATCAAAGCTGGGCTTCTTGACGCAGAAGAGCGATCCGTGACCGATAATCTTGTCAAAGATTGGCTTGAAAAGCTGAAAGATGTACTTTATGATGCCGACGACTTACTCGATGATTTCTCTGCCGAAGCTTTGCGGAAAAATCTGGTGAGTGGGAACAAGCTGACGAAAAAGGTACATCTTTTCTTCTCAAGCTCAAACCAGTTTGCTTACAGTCTCAAAATGGGTCGGAAAATTAAGGCCATTAAGGCGAGATTAGCTTCAATTGAAAGTGAGTTCAACACTTTTCGCTTCATGGTGCGTGACCGCCCCGCTGAAACATCTTTCATGACTAAAAAGAGGCAGGAAACACACTCTTTTGAGCGTGAAGATGAAATAATAGGGAGGGATGATGATAAAGCAGCTCTTCTAAAACTCGTGTTAGAGTTTCAAAGTGAAGAGAATGTTTACATCGTTCCAATTATGGGGTTAGGAGGGTTAGGGAAGACTGCTTTGGCCCAACTTGTCTATAACGATGAAATGGTCAAAAATCATTTTGAGTTGACGATGTTTGCGTGCGTTTCAGATGTTTTTGATGTGAAAATTATTGTAGCAAACATTATCAAATCTATAACTAATAAAGCCCCTGATCAAAATCTTGAAATGGATCAATTGCAAAAGCAACTTCGAGATAAAATTGATGGGAAAAAATATTTGCTTGTTTTGGATGACATTTGGAATGAGAATGAGCAACAATGGTTAAGCTTAAAGAAGTTATTAATGGGTGGGGCTAAAGGGAGTAGGATAATAGTAACTACTCGATCCCTAAGGGTAGCAAAGATTGCTAATAGATGTGAATCCCATGTTTTAAAACTAAAAGGCTTGTCAGATGATGATGCTTGGTCTTTGTTCAAAAAGATAGCATTTGATCAAAGATATGCAGATTCGACAAATTCAGCCTTTGTGGAAGTAGGGAAACAAATTTCAAAAAGGTGTGGTGGGATTCCCTTAGTCATAAGGGTGATAGCTAGTGCGTTATCTTCTAAAGAAACTGAAAATGAGTGGCTTTCTTTCAAAGATAGTGAACTTGCTAAAATATCACAAATTGAAGGAGAAATTCTACCTACACTTAAATTGAGTTATGATCATCTTTCGTCCCATTTGAAGCATTGCTTTTCTTTTTGCCGATTGTATCCAAAAGattatgaaattgatgtacaagagcTTGTTCAATTTTGGATTGCACAAGGTTTTGTAAAGCAATCAAATTCAAAGCAATCTTTTGAAAAGATTGGGTTTGAGTATTTTAAAGAATTAGCTGAAAAATGTTTCTTTCAAGAAGTAAAAGGAGACTTGACGAAAGAAATTACATGTAAAATGCATGACTTAATGCATGATCTAGCTAAATTAGTAGCTGGAACAGAAAGTAGTACTGTAGATTCAAATTTAAGTACAAGTGAG AAATAA
- the LOC108472264 gene encoding putative disease resistance protein RGA3, whose product MPRGIGKLSSLETLSMFVVDKDGFHGSADLSELSALNNLRGELTITNLGFVKNSKEMFRAANLKEKKHLRSLVLEWNDDDDDDDDDDDKLLEDLQPHPNLKELCINGWRGDAKFPSWLSLLTNLVNIEIWGPSKFKYLPSFAKLPCLQQLDIFYLTELEYMDDNGPNGRQGNTEPFFPLLKVLKIWRCPNMKSWWRATEAIGDDSNEDDTTVIGTSTMAFPCLSSLEIEDCPLTSMPLYPSLDNELKLVKTSSRALKQTLKMNITSITPSGSISSIPLSKLKSFHVDYIEGLDTHMLDKSFQHFTGLKKLTIGDCKEVDFVGMQWELLTNLSHLEINNNPQLLSLPFWLQHLVQLKGLTVGDCKEVDLEGMQWEALKNLSRLEIKNIPKLVSLPIGLQHLVQLETLEIHNCSGLRSLFPVFQHLTSLEELRVSHCEELELSAADFQIFQHHTSLRYLRLENIPKCRHLPEWLQHLTNLRCLYLIDLPNLTSLPDEMRCLTKLERLDISEVPQLEERCRKEIGADWHKIAHIPRICWE is encoded by the coding sequence ATGCCACGTGGAATAGGAAAACTGAGTTCCCTTGAAACGTTAAGCATGTTTGTAGTGGATAAAGATGGTTTCCATGGCAGTGCAGATCTAAGTGAATTGAGTGCGCTTAACAACTTAAGGGGAGAGCTAACAATAACAAATTTGGGATTCGTAAAAAATTCGAAAGAGATGTTTAGGGCTGCTAATTTGAAAGAGAAGAAACATTTGAGATCGTTGGTTTTAGAAtggaatgatgatgatgatgatgatgacgacGACGACGATAAGTTACTTGAAGACCTCCAGCCCCATCCTAATCTCAAGGAGCTCTGTATCAATGGATGGAGGGGTGATGCCAAGTTTCCGAGTTGGCTTTCTTTGCTCACGAATCTTGTCAATATTGAAATATGGGGTCCTAGTAAATTCAAATATCTACCGTCCTTTGCTAAATTGCCTTGTCTTCAACAGTTGGATATATTTTATTTAACTGAGCTCGAGTACATGGATGATAATGGCCCCAATGGAAGACAAGGAAACACAGAACCATTCTTCCCGTTGCTTAAGGTTCTCAAAATCTGGCGCTGCCCAAATATGAAGAGTTGGTGGAGGGCAACAGAAGCAATTGGTGATGATTCCAACGAGGACGACACAACAGTTATAGGAACATCAACCATGGCATTTCCTTGCCTTTCCTCTTTAGAAATTGAAGATTGCCCTTTGACTTCAATGCCGTTGTATCCTTCACTCGATAATGAGCTAAAGCTGGTGAAAACCAGTTCAAGGGCGTTAAAACAAACCCTTAAGATGAACATCACCAGTATAACACCATCAGGTTCAATCTCTTCTATTCCTCTCTCCAAATTGAAATCTTTCCATGTAGACTACATTGAGGGATTGGACACTCACATGCTAGATAAGTCCTTTCAACATTTCACCGGCCTCAAAAAATTAACAATAGGAGATTGCAAGGAGGTTGATTTCGTGGGCATGCAATGGGAACTCCTTACGAATCTCTCTCATTTGGAGATTAATAATAATCCGCAGCTGCTGTCTCTCCCCTTTTGGCTTCAACATCTTGTTCAATTGAAAGGATTAACAGTAGGAGATTGCAAGGAGGTTGATTTAGAAGGCATGCAATGGGAAGCCCTTAAGAATCTCTCTCGTTTGGAGATTAAGAATATTCCAAAGCTGGTGTCTCTCCCCATTGGGCTTCAACATCTTGTTCAATTGGAAACATTAGAAATCCATAATTGCAGTGGATTGAGGTCACTCTTTCCTGTGTTCCAACATCTCACTTCCCTTGAAGAATTACGAGTAAGTCACTGCGAGGAGCTGGAGCTATCAGCAGCAGACTTCCAAATATTCCAACATCATACAAGCCTACGCTATCTAAGGCTGGAAAACATTCCAAAGTGTCGGCATCTTCCGGAGTGGCTTCAACATCTAACAAATCTGCGATGTCTTTATCTCATTGATTTGCCCAATTTAACATCGCTTCCGGACGAGATGCGTTGCCTAACCAAATTGGAAAGGTTAGATATATCTGAAGTTCCTCAGTTGGAGGAAAGATGTCGGAAGGAGATTGGCGCTGATTGGCATAAGATTGCTCACATCCCACGCATTTGTTGGGAATAG